The Triticum aestivum cultivar Chinese Spring chromosome 3A, IWGSC CS RefSeq v2.1, whole genome shotgun sequence genome includes a region encoding these proteins:
- the LOC123061968 gene encoding ATP-dependent 6-phosphofructokinase 6 → MASHIILPKEEEEEEEVEEGLGVAVEADHDSPEPPRYRHLQPAQKALPFSATCVRISRDSYPNLRALRNASATSLRDDDAAFAKLDEGDYGYVLDDVQHLTDYLPELPTFPNPLQDHPAYSTVKQYFVNADDTVPEKVVVQKNSPCGVHFRRAGPRQRVYFEPEDVKACIVTCGGLCPGLNTVIRELVCGLSHMYNVNDVFGIQNGYKGFYSSNYLPMTPKSVNDIHKRGGTVLGSSRGGHDTHKIVDNIQDRGINQVYIIGGDGTQKGAYEIFKEIRRRGLKVAVAGIPKTIDNDIAVIDKSFGFDTAVEEAQRAIDAAHVEASSAENGIGLVKLMGRYSGFIAMYATLASRDVDCCLIPESPFYLEGEGGLFEYIERRLKENNHMVIVVAEGAGQDLIAKSIPVADQLDASGNKLLLDVGLWLTHKIKDHCKSKKMEMTIKYIDPTYMIRAIPSNASDNVYCTLLAHSAIHGAMAGYSFTVGMVNGRHAYIPFHRVTSTRNKVKITDRMWARLLSSTNQPSFLSKEDIMEAREAERLANRLPVPAGSSEHTKKHSASVLSNASGDVQGAPTLTLSQLHQPATAVTVPAPPPSATAGTASVTVIDPDDDSGATGPREETPERETGSWQEAEETGRTRDERPMQPETPERMAPPPGNALHARADETAAQAAQDVDAFKPDDGCTTPPPAHGSDDDRVAASTSGKRAGVAAARSRLLAFRSFARGKKGNRSGDAPSPGEHLPAHGKAWEEAGADDKDKGQARWKRFWK, encoded by the exons GGCGTCCCACATCATTCTccccaaggaggaggaggaggaggaggaggtggaggaggggctgggcgtggcggtggaggcggaccacgactcgccggagccgccgcggtACCGGCACTTGCAGCCGGCCCAGAAGGCGCTCCCGTTCTCGGCCACGTGCGTGCGGATCTCCCGCGACTCCTACCCCAACCTCCGCGCCCTGCGCAACGCCTCCGCCACCAGCCTCCGCGACGACGACGCCGCCTTCGCCAAGCTCGACGAGGGCGACTACGGCTACGTCCTCGACGACGTCCAGCACCTCACCGATTACCTCCCCGAACTCCCC ACTTTTCCTAACCCATTGCAAGATCACCCTGCCTATTCAACTGTCAA GCAATATTTTGTCAATGCAGATGATACCGTACCTGAAAAG GTGGTTGTTCAGAAGAACAGTCCATGTGGAGTTCACTTCCGTCGTGCCGGGCCTCGCCAGAGG GTCTACTTCGAGCCAGAAGATGTGAAAGCATGCATTGTGACGTGTGGTGGCCTTTGCCCTGGGCTCAATACTGTCATTAGAGAGTTGGTGTGTGGCTTATCCCACATGTACAATGTCAACGATGTCTTCGGAATACAG AATGGATACAAAGGCTTCTATTCGAGCAATTATCTTCCCATGACACCAAAAAGTGTCAATGATATCCACAAAAGGGGTGGTACAGTTCTTGGAAGTTCACGTGGTGGTCATGATACCCATAAGATTGTCGACAACATTCAAGATCGTGGAATTAATCAG GTTTACATTATTGGAGGAGATGGAACTCAGaagggagcatatgagatattcaag GAAATCCGGAGACGTGGTCTAAAAGTCGCCGTTGCTGGTATCCCCAAGACTATTGATAATGATATAGCG GTTATAGACAAGTCCTTTGGTTTTGACACTGCTGTAGAAGAGGCCCAACGTGCCATTGATGCCGCTCATGTGGAAGCTTCAAGTGCTGAGAACGGAATAGGCTTGGTGAAACTGATGGGTCGCTATAGTG GGTTTATTGCAATGTATGCTACGCTGGCAAGCAGAGATGTG GACTGCTGCTTAATTCCTGAATCTCCGTTTTATTTGGAGGGGGAGGGTGGACTCTTTGAGTATATAGAAAGGAGGCTGAAAGAGAACAACCACATGGTCATTGTAGTGGCTGAGGGAGCAGGACAGGATCTCATTGCCAAAAGTATACCTGTAGCAGATCAGCTAGATGCATCTGGAAATAAGCTGCTTCTTGATGTTGGTCTCTGGTTGACTCACAAGATTAAG GATCATTGCAAGAGCAAAAAGATGGAGATGACCATTAAATACATAG ATCCAACCTACATGATCCGAGCCATTCCAAGCAATGCTTCGGACAATGTGTACTGCACACTGCTGGCACACAGTGCCATTCATGGTGCAATGGCAGGATATAGCTTCACAGTGGGAATGGTCAACGGCAGGCATGCATACATACCATTTCAT AGGGTAACATCAACACGGAACAAGGTCAAGATCACGGACAGGATGTGGGCAAGGCTGCTGTCTTCAACAAACCAGCCAAGCTTCCTGAGCAAGGAGGATATCATGGAGGCACGAGAGGCCGAAAGGTTGGCCAACAGGCTACCTGTGCCTGCGGGCAGCAGCGAGCATACGAAGAAACACTCTGCGTCGGTACTGTCAAACG CCTCCGGCGATGTCCAAGGAGCGCCCACGTTGACGTTGTCACAGCTGCACCAGCCTGCCACCGCCGTTACGGTTCCTGCACCACCGCCATCCGCGACGGCTGGCACGGCCAGCGTGACAGTGATCGACCCCGACGACGATAGCGGCGCAACCGGACCTCGGGAAGAGACGCCGGAACGAGAGACCGGATCATGGCAAGAGGCCGAGGAAACTGGCCGGACACGGGACGAGAGGCCTATGCAGCCGGAGACGCCGGAGCGCATGGCGCCGCCGCCGGGAAACGCGTTGCACGCACGTGCCGACGAGACGGCAGCACAGGCGGCGCAGGACGTAGACGCGTTCAAACCTGACGACGGCTGCACCACGCCACCGCCGGCGCACGGCTCGGATGACGACCGCGTGGCGGCGAGCACGAGCGGCAAGCGGGCGGGCGTGGCCGCCGCCAGGTCGAGGCTGCTCGCGTTCCGGTCGTTCGCGCGGGGCAAGAAGGGCAACAGGTCTGGGGACGCGCCGTCGCCGGGAGAACACCTGCCGGCGCACGGTAAGGCGTGGGAGGAGGCCGGTGCGGATGACAAGGACAAGGGCCAGGCGAGGTGGAAAAGGTTTTGGAAGTGA
- the LOC123061970 gene encoding clathrin interactor EPSIN 1, with translation MDGIMKALDHTVREIKREVNLKVLKVPEIEQKVLDATSDEPWGPHGSDMADIARATKNIGECQIIMKVLWQRLGNTDANWRHLYKALAVAEYLLANGTERAAEEIIDNSSQIAKLTTFEFVEPGGKDVGLNVRKKAEAVLVIVDDREKLQQAREKAASTRDKYLGVSSTGMSSYKSSAASFGSGTYSSGSRYGSTAGSRETASFKDRHTGTELSKNNNKPSYSSTRQRSKETTTKSANSSKLAKGGSKSMSNPCATPAVPSSQKGKNEDDGDEFNPRGSSTSAGTANVSSNNLDLFGPRLMPNAGSAAVPEIDLFAFADFQSAPLEAATSSGSHPQGNIDLFAGRPSFGGSATADMEFSVRGAPNKHIEQKTSSPAQPSASAFDPFNPSFAAIFPSETEFSVRGTPSKSSQGKLSSDTAFDPLAGIPVKRFNGSNSSGVWSSSKGSAVTEPTHGSPGASKSSDCSPSEELNFGAFASHEGSRTASVTKSMNESLAKQKQDSMAASKPAVKKETFRGKSSIWADSLSRGLIDLNLAAPKMVDPSDARVVRRLSNGSEEKAPETVPWYMEAATGTPEFPRSTGAGGESRIF, from the exons ATGGATGGGATCATGAAGGCGCTCGATCACACCGTCCGGGAGAT AAAGCGAGAGGTCAATCTCAAGGTGCTCAAGGTGCCAGAGATCGAGCAGAAG GTTCTTGACGCGACCAGCGATGAGCCGTGGGGGCCTCACGGTTCAGACATGGCGGACATCGCACGGGCCACCAAGAATAT CGGCGAATGCCAAATAATCATGAAGGTGCTGTGGCAACGGCTGGGCAACACCGACGCAAATTGGCGTCACCTGTATAAG GCGCTGGCTGTGGCTGAGTATCTTCTGGCCAATGGCACTGAGCGCGCAGCCGAGGAAATTATCGACAACAGCTCACAGATTGCG AAACTCACGACATTCGAGTTTGTGGAGCCTGGTGGAAAAGACGTTGGGCTCAATGTGCGCAAGAAGGCCGAAGCTGTTCTGGTCATTGTGGATGACAGGGAAAAGCTTCAACAAGCCAGGGAGAAGGCTGCTTCTACGAGGGACAA GTACTTGGGGGTGTCATCAACTGGAATGTCATCATACAAATCAAGCGCAGCATCATTTGGCAGTGGCACCTACTCCTCTGGTAGTCGCTACGGGAGCACAGCTGGTTCGAGGGAAACCGCCTCGTTCAAGGATAGACACACTGGCACAGAATTGAGCAAGAACAATAATAAGCCAAGTTACAGCAGCACTAGACAAAGGTCAAAAGAAACTACTACTAAGAGTGCAAATAGCTCTAAATTAGCAAAAGGAGGCTCCAAATCGATGTCGAATCCGTGTGCCACACCTGCTGTTCCAAGTTCACAGAAAGGAAAGAATGAGGATGATGGCGACGAGTTCAATCCACGAGGATCTTCCACATCTG CTGGAACAGCTAATGTGAGCTCCAAtaatttggatctctttgggccaaGATTAATGCCAAACGCTGGTAGTGCTGCTGTGCCGGAAATTGATTTGTTTGCGTTTGCAGATTTCCAGTCAGCTCCATTGGAGGCAGCAACGTCAAGTGGTTCTCACCCTCAG GGCAACATTGATCTATTTGCTGGCAGGCCATCCTTTGGTGGCTCAGCTACTGCAGACATGGAGTTCTCAGTACGTGGTGCTCCCAATAAACATATAGAGCAAAAAACTTCTTCCCCTGCGCAGCCCTCTGCGTCTGCTTTTGATCCCTTCAACCCATCCTTTGCCGCAATATTCCCTTCGGAAACAGAGTTCTCAGTGCGTGGCACCCCAAGCAAATCCTCACAAGGAAAGCTTTCAAGTGACACAGCTTTCGATCCTTTGGCTGGAATTCCGGTGAAGCGTTTCAATGGATCAAACTCTTCTGGTGTATGGTCTTCAAGTAAAGGGTCAGCTGTTACTGAACCAACACATGGTTCTCCTGGGGCCAGCAAGAGTTCTGATTGCAGTCCTTCGGAGGAGTTGAACTTTGGCGCCTTTGCGTCGCATGAGGGATCACGCACGGCAAGTGTCACCAAATCCATGAACGAGTCACTCGCAAAGCAGAAGCAGGACTCCATGGCAGCATCAAAACCAGCTGTGAAGAAAGAGACTTTTCGGGGCAAATCTAGCATTTGGGCCGACTCTTTGAGCCGTGGGTTGATTGATTTGAATTTAGCTGCCC CAAAGATGGTTGATCCTTCAGATGCCAGGGTCGTTAGGCGGCTCAGCAACGGCTCTGAGGAGAAAGCCCCAGAAACTGTTCCATGGTACATGGAGGCAGCAACAGGCACTCCTGAGTTTCCACGCTCCACGGGAGCAGGTGGTGAAAGCCGCATtttctag
- the LOC123061971 gene encoding serine/threonine-protein phosphatase 7 long form homolog, whose amino-acid sequence MSSRARGRARRGRGRGRGRCSVAEYEMDHHETSAPSSPSTTSDREDNVGFTPEQVHVACYAGPAEPSSSTLLNPKINHRSDAIFGDQALEQLKLRHHKPLKFHERYRPYLRDAGLLGLSQICQRMPQLDKALITALVERWRPETHSFHLASGEMTVTLQDVAMLFALPIDGRPVCSSTDHDYGQMVLDCLGHDPRVQSMPGKSFLHYKWLKKHFYELPEGADDHTVQRHVRAYILSLLCGVLFPDGTGRMSLIYLPLIADLSLVGTYSWGSAALAFLYRALCSAASSHNMKNIGGSLLLLQLWSWEHSHVGRPLARSSSVAETDIPQDLPPIGFRWVGARAQSENATRCLKQYRDELNLQRADQLKWEPYMLIESSSLPPLCTKDADLWITQAPLINFPIVEMYLPERVMRQFGLRQCIPPPFRPTLQTLHRISRRGRERENWEETHHEYIQEWEARRQRIFRETEQFDLSSYDEYLQWYSGATRRYLVPSTGDDAEAGLLSPPDDSSDLQYKAKSPMIRKAVDKLHGMMKKAKTAMASTADTATQALVFEFLHGFEDVLSDLGEIKERGGPEAPPFDSVTGSHCGSAAPHHESLLLLEAEQNIICDNQEGEYLEDEDLHTVEQATLGFEPMGGENHRVDSLLLDVHENCDSASLAIENCEAEDFDIPQHTEDVDQAGHAAEMEHGVEVVEPMSTCEENNGFDVAPSPPQESADVKLEGDDVATAEHEDAEEEDDSGCNGAPSSHP is encoded by the exons ATGTCTTCAAGGGCAAGAGGACGTGCACGTCGTGGCCGGGGCCGGGGCCGTGGCAGATGTTCTGTGGCAGAATATGAAATGGATCATCATGAAACATCTGCGCCTTCTTCGCCGAGTACCACTTCTGATAGAGAGGACAATGTTGGTTTCACTCCCGAACAAGTCCATGTTGCTTGTTATGCAGGGCCTGCAGAGCCTTCATCCAGTACACTACTCAATCCTAAGATTAACCACCGTTCGGATGCAATTTTTGGCGATCAG GCCCTGGAGCAGTTGAAGTTGCGTCACCACAAACCCTTGAAATTTCATGAGAGGTATCGTCCTTATTTGAGGGATGCTGGATTGCTTGGTCTCTCACAAATCTGCCAGAGAATGCCTCAATTGGACAAAGCCTTGATTACTGCTCTTGTTGAgcgttggaggccagagacccacagcTTTCACTTGGCTTCTGGGGAGATGACAGTTACGCTTCAAGATGTTGCCATGTTGTTTGCTCTTCCTATTGACGGCCGACCGGTTTGTTCTAGTACTGATCATGATTATGGGCAGATGGTCCTTGATTGTCTAGGTCATGATCCAAGAGTTCAATCAATGCCTGGAAAATCCTTCTTGCATTACAAATGGCTGAAGAAGCACTTCTATGAGTTACCAGAAGGGGCGGATGATCATACGGTACAGAGGCATGTTCGAGCATACATCCTGAGCCTTTTATGTGGAGTGCTCTTTCCAGACGGGACAGGAAGGATGAGTCTGATATATCTTCCATTGATTGCTGATCTTTCTCTTGTTGGAACATACAGCTGGGGTTCCGCAGCCCTCGCATTCCTCTACCGAGCTCTTTGCTCTGCTGCCTCCTCCCACAACATGAAGAATATAGGTGGTTCATTGCTTCTCTTGCAGCTTTGGAGTTGGGAGCACTCTCATGTTGGCAGGCCATTGGCTCGATCTTCCTCAGTCGCGGAGACAGACATCCCACAGGACTTGCCCCCAATTGGCTTCCGTTGGGTGGGTGCTCGCGCACAAAGTGAGAATGCTACCCGCTGTCTTAAGCAGTACAGGGATGAGCTAAATCTGCAGCGAGCAGATCAGTTGAAATGGGAACCATACATGCTCATTGAGTCCTCGAGCTTACCACCACTTTGTACAAAAGATGCTGACCTGTGGATTACTCAAGCACCATTAATAAATTTTCCTATTGTTGAGATGTATCTGCCTGAGCGAGTGATGCGGCAATTCGGGCTTCGTCAATGCATTCCGCCACCTTTTCGACCTACCCTACAGACATTACATCGTATTAGCCGACGTGGTAGAGAGCGTGAAAATTGGGAAGAGACACATCATGAGTATATTCAGGAATGGGAAGCACGGCGACAGCGCATATTTCGGGAGACTGAGCAGTTTGATTTGTCATCTTATGACGAGTATCTGCAGTGGTACTCTGGAGCTACACGGCGATATCTTGTGCCATCGACCGGTGATGATGCTGAAGCAGGACTTTTATCCCCACCCGATGATTCTTCCGATCTTCAGTACAAAGCCAAGTCTCCTATGATCCGTAAAGCG GTTGATAAGCTGCATGGTATGATGAAGAAGGCCAAGACAGCCATGGCATCCACGGCTGATACGGCCACACAAGCCTTAGTGTTTGAATTTCTGCATGGCTTTGAAGATGTCCTCAGTGATCTTGGTGAGATCAAGGAAAGGGGTGGCCCAGAGGCTCCACCTTTTGATTCAGTCACCGGCTCACATTGTGGCTCTGCTGCTCCCCATCATGAGTCTCTACTTTTGCTTGAAGCTGAACAGAACATTATATGTGACAATCAAGAGGGTGAATACCTGGAAGATGAGGACCTTCACACGGTGGAGCAGGCTACGTTGGGCTTTGAACCTATGGGTGGGGAAAACCACCGCGTCGACAGTTTGCTACTGGACGTGCACGAAAACTGTGACTCGGCTTCATTGGCCATTGAGAACTGTGAGGCAGAAGACTTTGATATTCCACAGCACACTGAGGATGTTGATCAAGCTGGACATGCTGCCGAAATGGAACATGGTGTAGAGGTGGTGGAACCCATGTCCACATGTGAGGAAAACAATGGTTTCGATGTTGCGCCCTCTCCTCCACAAGAGAGCGCCGATGTCAAACTGGAAGGTGATGATGTAGCGACGGCAGAACACGAAGAcgcggaggaggaagacgacagcggCTGTAATGGCGCCCCTTCCTCACACCCATAG